The Pyxidicoccus sp. MSG2 DNA segment GCCACGCTGGCGCAGGGCTCCAGAATCCAGGTGCTGGCCGCCGCGCCCACCGGTGCGCCGGGCGAGTACCTGTACCTCGTGAAGTCCGCCACCGGGCTGCTCGGCTGGGCCACCACGAAGGACCTGACGGGAAGGACCGAGGGCCTGCCCATCGCGGGCTGAGCCGTCTTCCGCCTGGCGGCGCGACTCGAGCTCCGCATCGGGCCACGCGCGGACTCCGCAACCCGGAGTCCGCGGCGGCCCGGTAACCGCCGTGAGGCCCTGGCCGGTTACTGCACCAGCGCCAGCTCCACGCGCCCGAGCTGCTCGTCCGTGGACGCCACCTTCACCGTCACCGGCATGCCGACGGTGAAGGTCCGCTCCTTGCCCACCAGCGACAGCTCGCGAGCATCGGGACGGAAGGGGCCACCGGGCAGCCCGTCCGAGGGCACCACGCCCTCCACCAGCATCCCGTCGAGCTGCGCCACCAGGCCGAAGGGCTTCACGCGCGTCACACGTGCGGGGAACTGCTGGCCCACGCGCGCCGCCATCCACCGCGCTTCCAGCTCGCGGTGCCGGTCCGTCTCCGCGCGGGCGGCCGAGCGCGCCTTCGCGTTGATGTGCACCGCGACCGCCTCCACCGCCGGGTCCATGTCCACGAAGTCGCGCCGGCCCCGCAGGTACGCCTTCAGCGTGCGGTGCACCGCGAGGTCCGCGTACCGGCGAATCGGTGACGTGAAGTGCAGGTACAGCGGCGCCGCGAGCCCGAAGTGCGGCAGCGGCTTCACCGTGTAGCGCGACGGGCCCAGCGAGCGCCGCAGCACCGAGCGCAGCGCCGCCTCCGCCGCCGCGCCGACAATCTGCCGGTCGAACGCGGCCAGCGCCAGCGGCGTCAGCTCGCGCCCGAAGCCCGCCGCGAAGCCCGACGTCTCCGCGAAGGCATTCAGGTCCGCCACCCGCAGCGGGTCCGGCTGCTCGTGCACGCGGAACACGCCCGGCACGCCGCGCGCGAGCATCCACGTGGCGATGGCCTCGTTCGCCGCCACCATGAAGCGCTCAATCATTCCGTGCGCCGACGTGAGCCGCTCGCTCACCAGGCCGGACAATTCGCCCTGCTCGTCGAAGGTGAAGCGCGCTTCCTCGCGAGCGAACTCCATGCCGCCGCGCGCCGCCCGCGCCACCGCCAGCCGCGCCGCCGCGAGGCGGAACCACGGCATCACGTCCTTCACCGGCTCCATGGCCGGGGACACCTCGCCCCTGTCCAGGAAGGCGGCCGTCTCGTCGTAGTTCAGCCGCGCCCACGAGCGGATGATGCTCTCGTACACGTCCGCCGCCGTCACCCGCCCCTGCGGGTCGATGCGCAGCTCCACGGTGAGGCACAGCCGCTCCTCGCCCGGCACCAGGCTGAGCCAGTGCGAGGACAGCTCCTCCGGCAGCATCGGCAGCACGCGCCCGGCGAGGTACACGCTGGTGGCCCGCTCGCGCGCTTCCAGGTCCAGCGGCGTGCCCTCCGTCACGTACTCGCTCACGTCCGCGATGGAGACCAGCAGCCGCAGCGCGCCGTCCGGCCCCGCGGGCAGCACGGAGATGGCGTCGTCGATGTCCCGCGTGGACGGCGCATCCACCGTCACCGTGGGGATGGAGCGCAAGTCCCGCCGCGCACCGAGCGCATGCGGCACCGCGCGGGCGCGGCGGGCCTCGTCCAGCGCCTCGGAGGGGAAGGACTTGCGCAGGCCGTGCCGGGCGATGACGCGCTCCAGCGAGCGGTCCTCACCGGGCTCCACGCGGTAGAGGAGGACGAGCTTGCCCTCGGCGATGCGCGCCACCACCGCGTCGCCGAACGCCAGTTGCGTGCCGGCGGTGTCGAGCGCCCAGTCCGCGTTGGCCACCTCGCGGTCCACGCGCAGGAAGGGCGTGCCCTTGCGCAGCACGACCTCGCCGTAGACCACGGTGCGCGGGCGCTCCACGAGCGACAGGCCGCTCGCCGTCCAGCGCCCGTCCGCCGCCGCCGTCACGGTGGCGGTGACGATGTCTCCGGCGAAGTAGGGGTTGAGGTCCGGGGGAGGAATGAAGGCGGACAGGACTTCGGGCGAGCCGGGTGACTGGACGGTGAGGAAGCCGAAGCCGCGAGGGTGAACGTCGATGCGACCGGTGACGGTGCGAGGGGAAGCAGAGGTATCCATTGAGTGAGCCTTGAGGCGCGTCTTAGCCCACTTCGTGCCCGGTGGAGCGTGTCCACGGGCGAACGAGGGGCGGATGTGCGCGGAAAGTGTCGGTCCCGGGGCCTGCTACTTTCGAGCGGCCTGCTTTTCGCTGGGGGGACCGCGAATGCGTTGGCGAACCGTGTGTGTGGACGTGTCGCTGCTGGCGGTCCTGACAGGCTGCCCTCGGAATCACATGCCTGGTGGGGCGCTCGACAGGGCTTCCCACAAGGACGTGAAGACGTGGCTCGAGGAGCACGGCTGCGAGCAGCCGGAGTACGAGAAGCATTGCGTGGGCAAAGAGGACAGCGATGAATGCCTCGAGGCTTGCGACCCATGAGATGGCAGAAGACCCTCGGGGTCATTGCAAGCGGGCTGATTCCCATCCCGTTGCTCATGGTGCTGGGCGTCCTTCGCTTCGGAGTCCAAGCACCTGCTTCTGAAGGCACCCGGGTCAGCCCGGTGCTCTCCTTCGAGGAGCGCATGCAACGGGTGACGTATCACCGGTATTGTCAGAAGGACTCGGACTGCGAGCAGCCCATGGGTTGCGTGATAGACGCTCGCATCTACACCCACTACTGCACCGACAGCCAATGCCTGACGGACGCCCAATGCCCTGACGGGCTCGTATGTCGCGATGTGGGCTCCGTGGGAGAGGAACGGCTCGTGCGCTTCTGCATGCCGTTGGGAGTGCGCAAGGAAGGTGAGGAATGCCTCCCGCTTCCGCCGGACCGGGAGTATGCGTGTGAGCAGGGGCTGCTGTGCGCGGATTCCGGGGCGGGATGGTGTGGCCGCCCCTGTCGCGCGAATGAACCAGCGAGCTGCCCGGACGGCTTCTTCTGCGCGAAGGACGTACCGCCCGAACCCATCTGCCTGCCGACGTGTGAAATACGAGGGTGCCCCGAAGGCCAGCAATGCATCCGCCACGAAGACGGAGTCTCGCAGTGCGCGGTGGTCTACGGGCCCAACTGCCAGCAGTCCCCATGTCCCGATGGGCGCAGGTGCCGGGATAACAGTTCGGTCAAGAAGCCCGGCAAGGTCTGGACGGAGTGCGTCGAGGAATGTGGCCCGGGCAAGCCCGCCTGCCCCACCGGCTTCACCTGCGACCGCTGGCACTGCCTCCCCAGCTGTGACCCTCACGTCCCCGACACCTGCGCCAATGGCTATCGCTGCCAGCAGGGAAAGAAACCGGACCGACCCTGGGTGTGCCAGCCGGACACGTAGCCCTCGCGACAGAATCCGCATGCACTGGCGGACCCGTCCCCTCCTCCGGGTCCGTGAGTCCTGGCGTCTCCCTTTCATTCGCTCCGCATCAGCCTCCGCTTCCCGACATCCGCTCCGCGCCCGCCCCTTCCGCGCGCGCGCCGTCGCTCCACCTTCGCGCCTGCCGACGCCCTGAAAGCGCCGGCAGTCCACTCACCGGAGCGTGACGCCATGCGGAGCCACCTTCTCCTCCCGTCCCTCGCCTGCCTGCTGTGTCTCGCAAGCTGCGCCGAACCCGAACCGGCCGCGGAGCCCGCGCTCCCCGGGTCCTCCACCGGCCAGCACCGCGCCGCCGCGCTCCCGCCCCTCTTCTCCGACACCGAGGTCACCGACGGACTCTCCAGCCCCACGGCCATGGCCTTCGCACCCGACGGCCGCCTCTTCGTCTGCGAGCAGGAAGGCGCCTTGCGCGTCATCCAGAACGGCCAGCTCCTCTCCGAGCCCTTCGTCACCCTGACCACCGATGACAGCGGCGAGCGCGGCCTGCTCGGCCTCGCCTTCGACCCGGGCTTCCCGCAGCAGCCGTATGTGTATGTCTATTACACGTCCCCCACGCCCGTGCTCCACAACCGCATCAGCCGCTTCACCGCCAATGGCAACCGCGCCGTCGTCGGCAGCGAAGTCGTTCTCCTGGACCTGGACCCGCTCACCTCCGCCACCAACCACAACGGCGGCGCGCTCCACTTCGGCACGGACGGGAAGCTCTACGCGGCCGTGGGCGACAACACGCGCTCCGCCAACGCGCGCGAGCTCACCACCCTCAAGGGGAAGCTGCTCCGCCTCAACCGGGACGGCTCCATCCCCACCGACAACCCCTTCGTCTCCAGCACCACTGGCGTCTACCGCGCCATCTGGGCCATCGGCCTGCGCAACCCCTTCAGCTTCGCGATTCAACCGGGCACCGGCCGCATGCTCATCAACGACGTGGGCGCATCCAAATGGGAGGAAATCAACGCGGGCGTCGCCGGCTCCAACTACGGCTGGCCCGACACCGAAGGCCCCACCACCAACACGCGCTTCCGCGCCCCGCTGTATGCCTATGGCCACGGAGACAGCGCGTCGCTCGGCTGCGCCATCACCGGCGGCACCCTCTACAACCCGGCCCAGGCGCGGTTCCCCTCCACCTATGTGGGGCGCTACTTCTTCGCGGACTACTGCAGCGGCTGGATTCGCGTCCTCGACCCCGACACCGGCACCACCGAGCCCTTCGCCAGCGGCCTGGATGCACCCGTGGACCTCGACGTGGGCCCCGACGGAGACCTCTACTACCTGGACCGCGGCAGGGACTCGGTGCGCCGCATCCAGTACACGCCCGACGGCGGCGCCCCCGTCATCGTCAGTCAGCCCGTCAGCCAGCGCGTCGTCGCCGGCGGCACCGCCACCTTCTCCGCGCAGGCCACCGGCACCGCGCCCCTGTCCTGGCAGTGGCAGCAGAACGGCGTGGACCTGCCCGGCAAGACGGGCCAGAGCCTCACGCTGTCCTCCGTGGCCGTGTCCGACTCGGGCGCGCGCTTCCGGGTGCGCGTGTCCAACAGCACAGGCGCCGTGCTCAGCAACGAGGCCGTGCTCACCGTGCCCGCCGGCACCGCGCCGGTGGCCACCCTCCTCACGCCGTCGGCCGGCACGGTGTACCGCGCCACCCAGGTCATCTCCTTCTCCGGGCAGGCCACGGACGCGGAGGACGGCACGCTCCCCGCGAGCGCCTTCACCTGGCGGGTGGACTTCCACCATGCCGAGCACGTGCACCCCTTCGTCCCGCCCACCTCGGGCTCGCGCAGTGGCAGCTTCACCGTGCCGGACATCGGCGAGACGGCCTCCGACGTCTGGTACCGCATCCACCTCACGGTGAAGGACTCCAGCGGCCTCACGCACGAGGGGGTCCGCGACGTGAACCCGCGCAAGGTGCGGCTCACCCTGGACTCGCAGCCGTCCGGCCTGCGGGTGACGCTGGACGGGCAGCCGCTCGACGCCCCCTCGCAGGTGGTGGGCGTGGTGGGCATGGTCCGCTCGCTGGGCATCGTGTCGCCGCAGGTGAAGGACGGGGTGACGTATGTCTTCTCGGCCTGGGCCGACGGCACCCCCGCGCAACACGACGTGCGCACGCCGGACGTGGACACGCGCTACACCGCCGTCTTCACCCCCGCCCCCGCCAGCACGGGCCTGCGCGCCGAGTACTTCGACGGGCCGGACTTCACCGGCCCAAAGCTGGAGCGCATGGACGCCACGGTGGACTTCCGCTGGGGCAACGACGCACCGGCGCCCTCCATGAGCGCGGACACCTTCTCCGTCCGGTGGACGGGCAGCGTGGTGCCCCAGTATTCGGAGACCTACACCCTCTACACCCAGAGCAACGACGGCGTCCGGCTGTGGGTGGACGGGCAGCTCCTCATCGACAACTGGACCCGCCACGAGACGACGGAGAACAGCGCCACCGTGGCCCTCCAGGCCGGCCGCGCCCATGCCCTCCGGATGGAGTTCTACGAGCAGTCCGGCGTCGCCACCGCCCGCCTCTTCTGGTCCAGCGCCCACCGGACCCGCCAGGTCGTCCCCTCCGAGCGGCTCAGGCCGTCCCTCCCCGGCAGCCCTCCCTGAGGGCCCTCGATTCGTGCCAGCTTCGCGCACGATTCCCTACCTGAATGGGGCTTCAATTCAGACCATCCCAGGAAGTCGTGCAGTCTTGTATCAGACCGGTGGTGGCCGGGCTTTCGCGTCCGTCCGGCTGAGCGTGTAGATTCGGCGGATTCCGATGAGTGGGAACACGCTGCCGCTCGCGCCGGATGCGCGCTCGCTGGGCAAGTACGAGGTGCTCTGCCGCCTGTCTACGGGCGGGATGGCGGAGATCTTCCTCGCGTCCCAGCGGGGACTGGCGGGTTTCCGCAAGCTGGTGGTGCTGAAGCAGATCCTCCCCGACATCCGCGGCGAGGAGGAGTTCGTCCGGATGTTCCTGGACGAGGCCAAGGTAACGGCCGCGTTCAACCACCCGCACATCGCCCAGGTGTACGACCTGGACATCGCCGACGGCGAGCTGTTCCTGTCCATGGAGTTCGTGCCGGGCGCCACGCTGGTGGAGGTGGCTCGGGCGTGCCGGCAGGCCAACCACCCCATTCCCCTGGGCTACAGCCTGATGGCGGTGCGCGACACCGCCGTGGCGCTCCACTACGCGCACACCTTCACGGACCCGCTGGGTCGCCCCTCGCCCGTCATCCACCGTGACGTGGCCGAGAAGAACATCATGGTGACGTACGAGGGCGTCACCAAGCTGCTCGACTTCGGCATCGCCAAGAGCCTGGCCCGCGCCAGCCGCACCGCGGTGGGCATGGTGAAGGGCACCAGCGGCTACATGTCCCCGGAGCAGATCATGGGCGAGCCGCTGGATGCTCGCAGTGACTTGTTCAGCCTGGGCGTGGTGCTGCACGAGTGCCTCACCGGCATGCGGTTGTTCTACGCGAAGCAGGCCGAGGCGATGATGAACGCGGTGCTCAAGTGCGAGGTGACGCCGCCGTCTCGCACCAACAAGCAGGTGCCGCCGGAGCTGGACGCCATCGTCATGCGCGCGCTGTCGAAGAAGCGCGGGGACCGCTACGCCACCACGCTGGAGTTCGCCCGCGCCCTGGAGCGCGCGGTGGGCCCGCTCATCTGGCACCCCGAGCAGAGCAGCGAGCTGATGCTCCGCCTCTTCTCCGACCGGCGCGAGCAGACGCGGCAGTTGCTCATGGCCGGACAGGCCATCACCGCGGACGCGACGGGTGAGCTGAACCTCGCGAAGGTGCTGGCCATGGGCTCGGAGTCCGAGCTCCCCACGGGTGCCGCCAGCGTGCCGGCTCCGGTGCCCCAGCGGCCCTCGGTGGCGGTGCCCACGGTGAAGGGCTCGGCGCAGGCGAAGCCCGCCACTCCGGCGCAGGGCGCGCCCGCGGTCCGGCGGCCCACGGTGTCCGCGCCCACGCTGCCTCCGCCTCCCGCCGAGGTGGGCACGGTGCGCAAGGCCTCGTCCCCGGCGGCGCAGAAGCGCGCGGCCGCGCGCACCATGTCCGGGGAGGTCGCCCGCCCGACGCCGCCTCCCTCCGAGTCGGTGGCGCCGCCCGTACACGAGCAGTCGGGCGCCCGCACCCAGCCGGGACGGCCCGCGCTGATGCCGGAGCACACCGTCCGCGCGCAGCAGATCACCGCGCCGCACCCCGCGGCCGAGGACAACAGCTCGCGGCCGGCCCAGCGCGGCGGCGTGGCGCCGGAGCCGTCGACGCTCCAGGACGAGCCGGTGCGTGCGCCTCGCGGCCCTCGCAACACCCAGGACGGGCTTCGCGCGGTGGCACCGCCGGAGGCCTCCGCTCGAGGCGCGGAGGAGCCCGCGCGGGCCCGCTCCGGGCGCGGCACGCTGGACAACCTGCGCATCACTCCGGCCCTCACCCCACCGAGCCCCGAGCGCGATGCGCAGACGGCGATGGTGCGCCCGGGTGCGGCAGGGGACGAGCGCGACCTTCAGACGGCGATGGTCCGGCCTCCCGCCGCGCCCATGGAGCGCGAT contains these protein-coding regions:
- a CDS encoding ribonuclease R family protein, giving the protein MDTSASPRTVTGRIDVHPRGFGFLTVQSPGSPEVLSAFIPPPDLNPYFAGDIVTATVTAAADGRWTASGLSLVERPRTVVYGEVVLRKGTPFLRVDREVANADWALDTAGTQLAFGDAVVARIAEGKLVLLYRVEPGEDRSLERVIARHGLRKSFPSEALDEARRARAVPHALGARRDLRSIPTVTVDAPSTRDIDDAISVLPAGPDGALRLLVSIADVSEYVTEGTPLDLEARERATSVYLAGRVLPMLPEELSSHWLSLVPGEERLCLTVELRIDPQGRVTAADVYESIIRSWARLNYDETAAFLDRGEVSPAMEPVKDVMPWFRLAAARLAVARAARGGMEFAREEARFTFDEQGELSGLVSERLTSAHGMIERFMVAANEAIATWMLARGVPGVFRVHEQPDPLRVADLNAFAETSGFAAGFGRELTPLALAAFDRQIVGAAAEAALRSVLRRSLGPSRYTVKPLPHFGLAAPLYLHFTSPIRRYADLAVHRTLKAYLRGRRDFVDMDPAVEAVAVHINAKARSAARAETDRHRELEARWMAARVGQQFPARVTRVKPFGLVAQLDGMLVEGVVPSDGLPGGPFRPDARELSLVGKERTFTVGMPVTVKVASTDEQLGRVELALVQ
- a CDS encoding PQQ-dependent sugar dehydrogenase, which codes for MRSHLLLPSLACLLCLASCAEPEPAAEPALPGSSTGQHRAAALPPLFSDTEVTDGLSSPTAMAFAPDGRLFVCEQEGALRVIQNGQLLSEPFVTLTTDDSGERGLLGLAFDPGFPQQPYVYVYYTSPTPVLHNRISRFTANGNRAVVGSEVVLLDLDPLTSATNHNGGALHFGTDGKLYAAVGDNTRSANARELTTLKGKLLRLNRDGSIPTDNPFVSSTTGVYRAIWAIGLRNPFSFAIQPGTGRMLINDVGASKWEEINAGVAGSNYGWPDTEGPTTNTRFRAPLYAYGHGDSASLGCAITGGTLYNPAQARFPSTYVGRYFFADYCSGWIRVLDPDTGTTEPFASGLDAPVDLDVGPDGDLYYLDRGRDSVRRIQYTPDGGAPVIVSQPVSQRVVAGGTATFSAQATGTAPLSWQWQQNGVDLPGKTGQSLTLSSVAVSDSGARFRVRVSNSTGAVLSNEAVLTVPAGTAPVATLLTPSAGTVYRATQVISFSGQATDAEDGTLPASAFTWRVDFHHAEHVHPFVPPTSGSRSGSFTVPDIGETASDVWYRIHLTVKDSSGLTHEGVRDVNPRKVRLTLDSQPSGLRVTLDGQPLDAPSQVVGVVGMVRSLGIVSPQVKDGVTYVFSAWADGTPAQHDVRTPDVDTRYTAVFTPAPASTGLRAEYFDGPDFTGPKLERMDATVDFRWGNDAPAPSMSADTFSVRWTGSVVPQYSETYTLYTQSNDGVRLWVDGQLLIDNWTRHETTENSATVALQAGRAHALRMEFYEQSGVATARLFWSSAHRTRQVVPSERLRPSLPGSPP
- a CDS encoding serine/threonine-protein kinase; the encoded protein is MSGNTLPLAPDARSLGKYEVLCRLSTGGMAEIFLASQRGLAGFRKLVVLKQILPDIRGEEEFVRMFLDEAKVTAAFNHPHIAQVYDLDIADGELFLSMEFVPGATLVEVARACRQANHPIPLGYSLMAVRDTAVALHYAHTFTDPLGRPSPVIHRDVAEKNIMVTYEGVTKLLDFGIAKSLARASRTAVGMVKGTSGYMSPEQIMGEPLDARSDLFSLGVVLHECLTGMRLFYAKQAEAMMNAVLKCEVTPPSRTNKQVPPELDAIVMRALSKKRGDRYATTLEFARALERAVGPLIWHPEQSSELMLRLFSDRREQTRQLLMAGQAITADATGELNLAKVLAMGSESELPTGAASVPAPVPQRPSVAVPTVKGSAQAKPATPAQGAPAVRRPTVSAPTLPPPPAEVGTVRKASSPAAQKRAAARTMSGEVARPTPPPSESVAPPVHEQSGARTQPGRPALMPEHTVRAQQITAPHPAAEDNSSRPAQRGGVAPEPSTLQDEPVRAPRGPRNTQDGLRAVAPPEASARGAEEPARARSGRGTLDNLRITPALTPPSPERDAQTAMVRPGAAGDERDLQTAMVRPPAAPMERDAQTAMVRPPTAPMERDLQTAMVRPPTAPVERDLQKAMVRPPAPPSEREAQTPSRPPAPPLEREALTPSRQAASEREAQAAARQTPSEREGQAQSRQPHAEREAPAPARQPHAEREVQTASRPPPPPSEREAQAASRPPPPPPPPEREAQAAMSRAGHQAEPSAVSRPQSSAEREGHRARALPERPEETVSITPTNTPRRIKSSRRRQPPPPPSFPEPEVRTEAVRALKSDRDVFPRDVEGAAFDDEDAHENTQSGMRVRHERRGGAWMALVVVLLLLGGGAVTVILGLDGGRVSAWVKPMLGLEPKQGTPPPPPTTAQGNTPAKPPVAVGANAPTTAPDTGTTPPVQGSSPAPVANANSGPDAVDSVTAVDTAEATPDAETKPAEPPTVAQDDGPPPEDSPTPRKPTRGPKRTRDTTPRKPEAGTGTNAPAASTDSDSAQAAEPGFLTLVTEPYAKVFLGSSELGDTPLFKVKLPSGKQILKLVDGNGKALKLPVEIKPGETTAVRIPLEMLSRQ